From the Vespa velutina chromosome 5, iVesVel2.1, whole genome shotgun sequence genome, the window TTTATGCTGTGTTCTTTGAAGGCGCTGACCAGAACTTTTTATGCACATGTTATAAAAGTCATTTGTAGATAGGTGCCTTTAGAAAATGGTAaacaattcttttaaaaatacgaCAAATTGTTAAGAAATAATGAACATACAATAAAacttattgtataatataaagtgtgcgatataatgtataaatggGACGGGTTCGCATACTTGCgtgtatttattcattatgtaGATTGTATGCTTGACATTGTATGACaaattgtatatacaaatacataaacacatacacaaatctaaaatataaaagaaaatactatacatgaaatcatatataatgatattagcATGATATATAAcgaacattaataaaaatttttatttttccaatattattattaatttctatacctttcatataatttttacaatttgtaGTTATCAAAATATTGATCTGAAATACATAATTGCTTTAGATGTATTGTAAGATAGATCAAGTgtaaattgaaatttgtaGTGTATATAACGTATTGATAAAGGGAATATGTTTCTATGacttattgtttttatcaccTTTAACctagaatttatattatattaactaatatgaatatttctttgtgTATTACGTTCGTCTATTGTTTAACGTATgactaattataattatttttgatagacttattcgatattaaaacttagaaatatacaaattaagagaacagaatgtgtgtgtgtatatatatatatgtgtgtgtgtgtgtgtgtgtgtgtgtgtgcgtgtgtgtgtggcAAGATTTAGtgaatgtttattatttcaagattatcatttattagatAATCCTAATAAATCATGACTTCTAGAGAGTAAAACTAATACCTGAGATAAATCCTTAAGAGTAATTGTAACTATttactttgtttattttatgctacttattttatatttgaaaatatagtTGCCGAAGATGCAGTAAGCATTTTAAACCATAAGTATGTTAAGGAAACTGTgcttaaaaagataaaattattaacgtataaaaatattttacgacaGACATGGACAATTACATAAACAACTATTATCACTAGTTGTTCGTATATCTTTTGTTTGGCagcaattattaaatattatgtgATTTTTGCTTACAACATTCTCAGAATTAATTcctaaatattaataaatgttttattttcactttgtCAAATTGTTAAAGCCGACTTAATGTATTCCAAAACACCCGCATGTTTAAGAATAGTCATATGATTTATACCGGGAAATGCTTGATAATAgactttttgcttttgtttcgTTTGCCAATGGAGACAACCTTCTAAGCTTCGTAAATTAACTGTACCATCACCATCTCCAGTAATTAATTGAGGACGTCCATCGATCGATGTACCtggtttataatataatctgcAAACGTAAATATTAAGATTTATATCTTCTCGATATTTATACGTGTATACTTAAGTTTTCAactagaaatagaaatgttatGTATACCTCTCCAAAGTGTCTATTTGCTTCCCATATAAACAATGCATTACTACGCCTGGTGGAGTAAAGTTCAATTGATACTTTTCATTATCCTTGCGAAATTCCCATCCATTGGGAACATTTATatctctataaaatatattgataatattttaataagaaatattgcaattttaatgtaaatttaagTTAAATGCATAATactaatgtaaatattttacatgagAAAATCTTGAAGATTAGTTagcgtataatttttattctccgTTTCGACCAaaacttcgttttctttccaaAATAATTTAGAAGGTAAGAGCCATCCCAAACTTGGACTTGTAATTTGTTCATCTTTAAGAATACTTTCCCGTAATAGATATGCACCCAAATCGTCgcctagaaaatattttttatgatcacATTGAATTTATGCTTAGaacaaattattgatattgtgaaaaaatattattagtgCGAACGCGtgaaatttctaaaattttttgaaatatctacCTATGGCAAATACTTTTATCGCTTTAACAGAACCTCCCCACACGCCTGCTAAAGtgattaaagaattaatatatttatttttccatgtTTGAGTTTGACTTTGCAAAAATATAAGAGCCATGGGTCCACCCATACTATGAGCTATTAATGTTATCGGCATATTGTTGTTGATAGAATATGTTTCTTCTATTAATGATTtcaatttaacaaaatattctcCATTTTCATCTGGGAAAAGAGATTTTCGTTTTAATgaatagaataataagaaaaaaagaatggaaaaatatggaaagatgcttatataaatgaaattacataCTGGGTCCTTTTCTAAAGTCATACGGAGCACCACGTAAAgagatatttctaatatatcctAAATCATTGACTAGCATACTTCcgatatctttaaaatatgcTCCTGGAGAAGCTTTACTTGGATCTAAATATTCGACGACAAAGGGATCTCCCCAGCCTGGTATTCGAATATCTACTCCATCTTGATTTCTCGTAGTTCTTGTCACATTGTCATATATCAATTTCATATTGTCGATCTgcaataacaaattttataaacttttttgttCGTCTGTTTTTAATTGCGATAGATTACAGAGTGTAGTAATATCGTATGCGTACCCAACAATCTATGATCACTGGTACAAGTAATTCCAAGTTTAgccaaatattaaaatattctttagaaACTTTCTCACAAAGATAATGCACTGTAGAAGTTTTATTGAGTTTAGCTTCAAGTTGACTACCTCCATCTCCTGGaactaaataaaattataattaatattgattattccTTCAATTCACATTTCAAAAGCTTTGGGATGACTTTGTATACAAGCGAATAGAGTGGAATtgtgaaaaaagtaaatatattaatgctgataatattcgaagaaataaaattacttacTTAAGATGATAGGAGATTTGTGTTCCTTTCCGAAATTCCAAAGTTCGACGAAttgtacgaaagaaaagaaaacaacgagTAGAAAAATAAGACTAGATCGcattattcgatcgataaagcTGATTGAGGAATCACTAAACGATTTCTCCGCTCGTCTTCTTCACTGCGATAAAAAATACCTCGACGATAGATATTCGTGTATTAACTGGCATAAAACAATAATCGTAGTGAACGTGACCGATTAACGTGTGATATAAATGTCACAGCCTTTATGAGGGTTGCTTAAACTTTATCCAACTTTAGCCAGCTTTGTTCACATTACGATTACATATAGCTACGACAGTTCCGTCAGTCGCGCGTTAAACTATCAGCTGATAATACGCATGCGATTTGACACGATTGCATTAGGGACTCTCGAGAAGTAATCTTAGAGGTGGGGAGAAGACAATAGAGTGCCACCTTCTTGGTGATCAGAGGCGATGGATTGATCATTTTGTCCTTTCTCACGAATAcaattttcatcgaaattctCGTTCCACTCGATTCTCAcctaataagaaataaacaaagaaacgtaatttgtttatcaaagatatcaataaaatatcgcTATGTTATgacaatattatcgataagatAGTAATGTGTTTCTCATATCGTTTAGTTTTCGTGTAGTATGTATTATCGACAGTAtgatgcatattttttttttgttttttttttttttttttttttttttttttttttataaaaaacatgTAAACACGTTTAAAAACGTATGACTGTTATTCGTGATGACTAATTGgcattttagaaataaattaaaagaaataaaacatttatatgtatacgtgtctACTTTGTTCAgaatcaattaaaaagaataataaataaatgtaacaaGTTTGTAAAATCATTCGACAGACTGAAACACGTCGCGTGCCTTTaggtatattatgtatatctaGTAAATGGATGCTTGGTGGAtgctcctctttctccttcctacAAACTCAAATATGCATGTAGTTTGATCGATGGGATTACATACGACTGGTCGTCGTGGTGTTCCTTTAAAACAAGAGTAAAGCGTGCGTCGTTTCTTCGTTACGCGTGAAAAAATCGAACTAATAAAGCAATCTTTGTGTCGAACTGTGAGAAAAATCAGTTGGGTTGCGTCAGTACGTTGTACGTAGTACGTTGTTAACTATCTCAATTAACCAAGAATTAATCAAGAATGGCAGACGTTAAGCAAGAACATAATAAAACTGACGATGTGGATGCTTATGGAATGGGTAATAGTGCCGATCCAAAAAATATGCAAGAATTGACGCAATATGTaagtttattttctaaatcctCGAATGGCCGATCTTTACTATCTATCtagaaattcttctttttaggtGCAGACCTTGCTACAAAATATGCAGGACAAATTTCAAGCGATATCCGATCAAATTACCGGAAGAAATATCCTTTCCTAAGCtatctttgtatatttttcttttttctcactaTTTAACCTCTTCAGAATCGTAGCAAAGAGCGCGCTCGTATAGCTCGTACAACTTGACGCGCCAAATTCAAATATCAAATTCTCTCTGATAATGCTTTTttgctttcattttcttttcctttgtgcGTCATAACATAACCACCTTCAATGATTGCACAATGTAACAGTATCGACGAGCAGAAAGATATTCGCGGTTTGTTATACtttcaagatttttttaatcatacttGTATTCTCTCATAAAGCATCCTTAATGAAACTTACTAGATGAAATGGGAAATAGAATAGACGATTTGGAGAAAAATATAGCTGATCTCATGACGCAAGCTGGAGTTGAAGGaggtgaaaaataatatgctaatacatttttaaaaaaaagtggagcgacatttttcgtcgagtgataatcattaataaaggCGTTGTACCTTGTCACAAAAAGATAACATTTGtgtaattatcaaaatttatatatttatttatattcatttattcgcaATACGAATAAACTTGCACTTTTTTGTACGCGaatgtattttattgatttacgTTATTTATAGCTATCGCACCTATAGCTATTCTCAGGCAAAATCTTTCATGAAGTACGTTTTTCTTAACgcataacataataaatattaacctTAAATCTATTCGTCATTATGAATTACGTTATTCGTCATTATGAACATATAAACGTACCGATTAACgtataacgatagaaacatTGTGAAATaccaattaaaaagaatttagcGCTCGTCGACGATGCTAGAAGATCGTCTATACTTTAAAGGCGAGGTTAAGGATTTCTGATACGCAGGAAGGGGAGGTACTATTCCGAGTACTACAATTCGTtttcgtatattatttttcgaattctttgatatttttatctaaaagtgcataaaaacaattagaaaaaCTAATAAAAGCTCACATAGATTTGTGTCTAGTTCTCACTGGTTTTTCTTCAAACGATTCGGAATCAGTTTCTTCCGAACTGTTCGCATATTCTTCCACTTGTATGGATTCGGAAGAATTAGTGAAACCGGTTTTCAATGAGTCCTTcagaaatgaaattgattatttacaatgaaaaaCGTAACCTCGGggaattttatttacttaccgCCAATTCTGACGTTCGATCGCGAGGAGACTTTTGCGAAATCATAGGAGAGGATGTAAATCGACTGGCCAAATTCGAAAGTGAATAAGCTTGTCGAAAAGACGTTCTTCCGACTGTATCCAATCTTGTAATAGAATCTGGTACACGCATAGTTTCTCGAAATTCCTGAAATATATTGGATTAAATTCTTgtagatataaaaaggaagattCTTTTCAATCAGAGAAACATAAAAGCGATCGCAAAAATATACGTGTGCGTATATAGAATTGAAAACGATTTTACCCCATTCATATCTCCTCGGGCAGTTTGAAAGTCCTGCGTAGGAGAAATGTGAAACAATTTTGCTAATATACATTCGAGAGTATTAATcgaatttacaaatatttcttgaCCTTACTTCAAGATCTTTAGTCTCATTTATATCGGCAATGTCCTGGTACGCCTTAGTAAGAAGTTCAATGGCTTTTGTATGAAAACTCATTTCGATCGTAACAAAATCCAAAAGTACGTTCCTAAGGTCGTGCAATTTTCGTCGCTCGAAAGAATCGATTTGTTCTTCCAAACCTTTTATTACCCTAGAAACTTCAACGGCTGCTTTCATCAATTCCGATTCCGCTTGTGACTGATAATGCTTCTAAGGACTTCAATAtaagacagatatatatgcaAAAGGAGATGGCACGAGCTCAAAAAGTTAGTATATCATGAAAAAGGATACGATCATCTGTCGATTTCttggatttttttctctaattttatCCAGTTGCTTTCTCTTTGTAAGTTCTTTGTCGCGAGCTGAAAAAGTGTTCTTAACATCGTCGCGCGCGTGTTTGCAAATAGTTGCATACTGAGATAACGGTGCTACTACTTTTGCATCTAGCCTTTGAACTTGAGCATCtctgagaaaaattttatagtttCGAGTCTTGAAATGTTACTAATAAAATTACTCAGAACAAAATATACCTGTAATCGCCTATAGCGGATAATGTTGCGGACAAATTTAAAAGGCCATTACTTAAGgatcgatttattaattctGATTCGGCATAAGTATGTATCGTTTTAGCAACTTCGTCGTTTTTGTCTCGCAATCTAAAATGAAgcctctatgtatatatatatatatataatggtaaCGTTGCATGACACAAgcaaaataatcgatatctttcaattaaataGATGCGTATCGTACGAACCTTGCTGCCTTTCTGGTAAACGCGGCGAATATAGCGCATAACTCGGCAAAATGTTTTTCCACGCCTGTGATTCGATCGTGCACGAATTTTGCCTCCTGTTCGCTATCggattatagaaaataattatacgaatatgTCGTTAAGGTCAGGAGACATGagtaaaaatgttaaagaaattaatattataaaataaattgtaccAAATGCTACTCTGGGATCTTGCGCGCAACATTCTTGTAAGCGGCACCTTTTCAACTATCTTTGAAATGTCTTGttcgttaaataattcttCGACACTACATAAAATGGTTATTTCGTTCGTCCGCTCGTACGTAGTAACAGTTGTTTACTGACAGGTGATACTCTCTAGCAGCTGTATTCGCGTTACCCTCCTACGCTACCTTCGACCTAACTCCgtgaaatgtttttatattttctttattttattcctcctTCACCATTGTACGATTCCATAATCATACGCTCTATCAAATATacatcaataaaatttatttattcgatgagcgtcatttcaaaaataacaatatataatataatgtttacgTATTTGcgcgcatatatgtatatatgtatatatgtatatatatatatatatatatatatatatatatatatacacatacgtatattgtaTTAGTAATACGAGTATgtcaacaattttcttttcttatcacaGCGAACGAGTGTCCTGCACCGGTACCAATCAAGATTCCTTTTGAATGCAGCGGTAACGAAACGGGTTTTGGTAATAGTACATCGAAAATGTCCCCGGTTCCACAATTTCCATGCTCGTTCCAACCCCAGCATAATACAGTTTTTTCATCTGTATAAAATATCAAGGTcaattttataagataaaatggTATATATCTTTGATTACCAGTAAGAGCTAAATTGTGCTGTGAACCAATTGAAAGTTGATTTATTTTAGGTATGTTTTCTATTAGATCTGGCTTCCAAAGTACAGCTCTTTTTTCTTGCCCTAATTGACCATAGGTATTTCTGCCCCAAGCGAAGAGCCGATTATCTGCAACAACGCATAGAATAAAAGGCTAAACAATGCCAAtgctatttttatattctgttAGTTTTGCTCGATTATCAAATAGCGGATACCGGTTAAAATAATCGTATGCGTCCATCCTGTGTGCGTCTCTATTGGCAGATTAAAATGCACATTTGTCAATTTTGTTGGCATAGAAATAGTTGGAAAAAGCTCATTATCAATACCCAATTGTCCATAATTATTTGCACCAAAGACATATACCTCTGCTTTGTCTGTAACTACCACGGTATGATGTTGTCCACATGAAACACTCatcgaatttttcaattctgaaactttttatataattcttttattttatctattgctctcttttactttctttctaaatatcACGACGAACATTAATATTGATACTGAAACTGAAAGTGCATCTTACCATATGTAAAAGGACAATAGTTAtgtttgcttttcttttctatgtcATCATTGAAATCGTTCTTAAGACCTAATTGTCCTTTGTTAGCTGCACCGCACACAAGAATTCGATGATCTTGAGTTATTACAGCGGTGTGCCTTAAGCCCATCGCTATTTGTTCAATATTTTCGCAAGGTATCGTTTCGATGGGTTCGTAAGAATGACGGAGCTCAAAAGGATCTATTCCTAATTGTCCAAAACTATTTGAACCccacatatataattttccttcgtttGTCAATGCTGCCGAAGAATCCCATCCACAAGCGATGTCAACGATGACTTCATTTTCTAAAACTCCGCGTACTCtttcgaaatttaatttatcttccttttccgGTTGACCTAATTGTCCTTTATTATTCCATCCGCAAGAATAAACGTGTCCATTTTTATCCAAAATCAATGAATGCCCAGCACCGCCAACGATCTTTCGAATATCTTCTGCTTTAAAGGAATACGACGATAAATCAATTTCTTGTGGAAGAACGCATTGCTCCGATCTTATACCATGTCCTAATTGTCCATGAGAATTAGCACCCTACGAGAAAAACAATTGATTACAATGAaagtgcaatttttttttttttgttttgtttttttattatacttctttaacatttaaatttacCGCGTAGAGGACgcca encodes:
- the LOC124949340 gene encoding phospholipase A2 group XV-like isoform X3 — its product is MRSSLIFLLVVFFSFVQFVELWNFGKEHKSPIILIPGDGGSQLEAKLNKTSTVHYLCEKVSKEYFNIWLNLELLVPVIIDCWIDNMKLIYDNVTRTTRNQDGVDIRIPGWGDPFVVEYLDPSKASPGAYFKDIGSMLVNDLGYIRNISLRGAPYDFRKGPSDDLGAYLLRESILKDEQITSPSLGWLLPSKLFWKENEVLVETENKNYTLTNLQDFLIDINVPNGWEFRKDNEKYQLNFTPPGVVMHCLYGKQIDTLERLYYKPGTSIDGRPQLITGDGDGTVNLRSLEGCLHWQTKQKQKVYYQAFPGINHMTILKHAGVLEYIKSALTI
- the LOC124949341 gene encoding secretion-regulating guanine nucleotide exchange factor isoform X3, which codes for MATYHLLSWGANSHGQLGHGIRSEQCVLPQEIDLSSYSFKAEDIRKIVGGAGHSLILDKNGHVYSCGWNNKGQLGQPEKEDKLNFERVRGVLENEVIVDIACGWDSSAALTNEGKLYMWGSNSFGQLGIDPFELRHSYEPIETIPCENIEQIAMGLRHTAVITQDHRILVCGAANKGQLGLKNDFNDDIEKKSKHNYCPFTYVSELKNSMSVSCGQHHTVVVTDKAEVYVFGANNYGQLGIDNELFPTISMPTKLTNVHFNLPIETHTGWTHTIILTDNRLFAWGRNTYGQLGQEKRAVLWKPDLIENIPKINQLSIGSQHNLALTDEKTVLCWGWNEHGNCGTGDIFDVLLPKPVSLPLHSKGILIGTGAGHSFAVIRKENC
- the LOC124949340 gene encoding CBY1-interacting BAR domain-containing protein 1-B-like isoform X2; this translates as MLRARSQSSICEQEAKFVHDRITGVEKHFAELCAIFAAFTRKAARLRDKNDEVAKTIHTYAESELINRSLSNGLLNLSATLSAIGDYRDAQVQRLDAKVVAPLSQYATICKHARDDVKNTFSARDKELTKRKQLDKIREKNPRNRQMISQAESELMKAAVEVSRVIKGLEEQIDSFERRKLHDLRNVLLDFVTIEMSFHTKAIELLTKAYQDIADINETKDLEDFQTARGDMNGEFRETMRVPDSITRLDTVGRTSFRQAYSLSNLASRFTSSPMISQKSPRDRTSELADSLKTGFTNSSESIQVEEYANSSEETDSESFEEKPVRTRHKSM
- the LOC124949340 gene encoding CBY1-interacting BAR domain-containing protein 1-A-like isoform X4: MLRARSQSSICEQEAKFVHDRITGVEKHFAELCAIFAAFTRKAARLRDKNDEVAKTIHTYAESELINRSLSNGLLNLSATLSAIGDYRDAQVQRLDAKVVAPLSQYATICKHARDDVKNTFSARDKELTKRKQLDKIREKNPRNRQMISQAESELMKAAVEVSRVIKGLEEQIDSFERRKLHDLRNVLLDFVTIEMSFHTKAIELLTKAYQDIADINETKDLEDFQTARGDMNGEFRETMRVPDSITRLDTVGRTSFRQAYSLSNLASRFTSSPMISQKSPRDRTSELAVRIEWNENFDENCIREKGQNDQSIASDHQEGGTLLSSPHL
- the LOC124949341 gene encoding secretion-regulating guanine nucleotide exchange factor isoform X4; this translates as MATYHLLSWGANSHGQLGHGIRSEQCVLPQEIDLSSYSFKAEDIRKIVGGAGHSLILDKNGHVYSCGWNNKGQLGQPEKEDKLNFERVRGVLENEVIVDIACGWDSSAALTNEGKLYMWGSNSFGQLGIDPFELRHSYEPIETIPCENIEQIAMGLRHTAVITQDHRILVCGAANKGQLGLKNDFNDDIEKKSKHNYCPFTYVSELKNSMSVSCGQHHTVVVTDKAEVYVFGANNYGQLGIDNELFPTISMPTKLTNVHFNLPIETHTGWTHTIILTDNRLFAWGRNTYGQLGQEKRAVLWKPDLIENIPKINQLSIDEKTVLCWGWNEHGNCGTGDIFDVLLPKPVSLPLHSKGILIGTGAGHSFAVIRKENC
- the LOC124949341 gene encoding secretion-regulating guanine nucleotide exchange factor isoform X1, which encodes MATYHLLSWGANSHGQLGHGIRSEQCVLPQEIDLSSYSFKAEDIRKIVGGAGHSLILDKNGHVYSCGWNNKGQLGQPEKEDKLNFERVRGVLENEVIVDIACGWDSSAALTNEGKLYMWGSNSFGQLGIDPFELRHSYEPIETIPCENIEQIAMGLRHTAVITQDHRILVCGAANKGQLGLKNDFNDDIEKKSKHNYCPFTYVSELKNSMSVSCGQHHTVVVTDKAEVYVFGANNYGQLGIDNELFPTISMPTKLTNVHFNLPIETHTGWTHTIILTDNRLFAWGRNTYGQLGQEKRAVLWKPDLIENIPKINQLSIGSQHNLALTGNQRYIPFYLIKLTLIFYTDEKTVLCWGWNEHGNCGTGDIFDVLLPKPVSLPLHSKGILIGTGAGHSFAVIRKENC
- the LOC124949340 gene encoding phospholipase A2 group XV-like isoform X1, which translates into the protein MRSSLIFLLVVFFSFVQFVELWNFGKEHKSPIILIPGDGGSQLEAKLNKTSTVHYLCEKVSKEYFNIWLNLELLVPVIIDCWIDNMKLIYDNVTRTTRNQDGVDIRIPGWGDPFVVEYLDPSKASPGAYFKDIGSMLVNDLGYIRNISLRGAPYDFRKGPNENGEYFVKLKSLIEETYSINNNMPITLIAHSMGGPMALIFLQSQTQTWKNKYINSLITLAGVWGGSVKAIKVFAIGDDLGAYLLRESILKDEQITSPSLGWLLPSKLFWKENEVLVETENKNYTLTNLQDFLIDINVPNGWEFRKDNEKYQLNFTPPGVVMHCLYGKQIDTLERLYYKPGTSIDGRPQLITGDGDGTVNLRSLEGCLHWQTKQKQKVYYQAFPGINHMTILKHAGVLEYIKSALTI
- the LOC124949348 gene encoding heat shock factor-binding protein 1, translating into MADVKQEHNKTDDVDAYGMGNSADPKNMQELTQYVQTLLQNMQDKFQAISDQITGRIDEMGNRIDDLEKNIADLMTQAGVEGGEK
- the LOC124949341 gene encoding secretion-regulating guanine nucleotide exchange factor isoform X2, which translates into the protein MYVRGVLYAGANSHGQLGHGIRSEQCVLPQEIDLSSYSFKAEDIRKIVGGAGHSLILDKNGHVYSCGWNNKGQLGQPEKEDKLNFERVRGVLENEVIVDIACGWDSSAALTNEGKLYMWGSNSFGQLGIDPFELRHSYEPIETIPCENIEQIAMGLRHTAVITQDHRILVCGAANKGQLGLKNDFNDDIEKKSKHNYCPFTYVSELKNSMSVSCGQHHTVVVTDKAEVYVFGANNYGQLGIDNELFPTISMPTKLTNVHFNLPIETHTGWTHTIILTDNRLFAWGRNTYGQLGQEKRAVLWKPDLIENIPKINQLSIGSQHNLALTGNQRYIPFYLIKLTLIFYTDEKTVLCWGWNEHGNCGTGDIFDVLLPKPVSLPLHSKGILIGTGAGHSFAVIRKENC